One region of Streptomyces capillispiralis genomic DNA includes:
- a CDS encoding GDSL-type esterase/lipase family protein, translating into MRRPGWLTALVLAVTLMTAGMTEPAEAAGEACATAGSNFASQPIAENTAALRMGCARDAGSLRPLANSDTDMVAAIDFNTAQQPDEWQRQMSQMVNTVRADKDKGITLSESFDLQAQKSNVDFYDRQSDVRFDGSIQVVGDSLVIVIPTGEVNASANWWQKMIAIAVGFAVWAVALEVCELSFGPAAPLAVPVCAAVSSGLGGLTGDLLNSYFDGRSLGDADVWKEALAVLAASVAVGLGSAARETLRAWASKGMAWVIEAVGKTARNISARLGSWPTPLEYISNLFTPDFAQSVRLAIERLLQGQRASAWPSTIRVMVVGDSISQGHEGDYTWRYRLWQWFQENNISVDFVGPYHGTFTPDQPSPPKPPLFVGEKPADQGIRVDGGYAAGVAFDSDHYAHWGRQAAQIKGDIRRQVETYKPDLVLLAAGFNDMGWFVSDENGTLDSIETIIDQARAARPGVDFAVATVPHRSKIGGRDDLITKTDNFNRLLANAAPRLSKSISQVEVVDWQKKYSCAPASCPASYDGLHPNAYGEYQLAIAFEQTLHDRYGLGRGPIPFPPENLPVRPTPVPSGLKAESSPQGVTVTWDPVYGAFGYDVRSRVAGQTTWGEGRVNSNRADTTWTVDGIQWEYQVCTVGGDNVKGPWSGTVSAVARPKTAPPPRILASRPIGRDSIELEIAPPDYPTTIDRHEVILFDKDTPGAWLTGTGFRGNRVQIHGLKPGHRYLVAAATWNAAGGGLPALARPVMVGGGTPAAPTGLRVTTVDPTTVELDWNGANSAAGYRLWVSNIKDGGTTPPKADENIIEDTHYGVGFLFPGVWNYEFCVTAINGSLESDKSNCVIPPHPDGSAPTNPGGSALNRSPSARTAAPDAVDIGSLTTLRNPDGTASPVAVGVGVNGGDR; encoded by the coding sequence ATGAGAAGACCCGGGTGGCTGACCGCGCTCGTCTTAGCAGTGACGCTGATGACGGCGGGGATGACGGAACCGGCCGAGGCGGCGGGGGAGGCGTGCGCCACGGCTGGATCGAACTTCGCCAGCCAGCCGATCGCGGAGAACACGGCGGCGTTGCGGATGGGATGCGCCCGCGACGCCGGATCTCTGCGGCCGCTGGCGAACAGCGACACCGACATGGTGGCCGCCATCGACTTCAACACCGCGCAGCAGCCGGACGAGTGGCAGCGGCAGATGTCGCAGATGGTCAACACGGTGCGCGCCGACAAGGACAAGGGGATCACGCTCAGCGAGTCCTTCGACCTGCAGGCGCAGAAGAGCAACGTGGACTTCTACGACCGGCAAAGCGACGTCCGGTTCGACGGCAGTATCCAGGTCGTCGGCGACAGCCTCGTCATCGTCATACCCACGGGCGAGGTGAACGCTTCGGCGAACTGGTGGCAGAAGATGATCGCCATCGCGGTCGGCTTCGCGGTGTGGGCGGTGGCCCTTGAGGTGTGCGAACTTTCCTTCGGCCCCGCCGCGCCTCTCGCCGTACCGGTCTGCGCGGCCGTCTCCTCCGGACTGGGCGGGCTCACCGGTGACCTGCTGAACTCCTACTTCGACGGGCGGTCGCTGGGCGATGCGGATGTCTGGAAGGAGGCGCTCGCCGTACTCGCGGCGAGCGTGGCGGTCGGGTTGGGCTCGGCGGCCCGCGAGACCCTGAGGGCATGGGCCTCGAAGGGAATGGCCTGGGTGATCGAGGCGGTGGGGAAGACCGCGCGGAACATCAGTGCCCGGCTCGGCTCGTGGCCGACCCCGTTGGAGTACATCAGCAACCTGTTCACCCCCGACTTCGCGCAGAGCGTCAGGTTGGCCATCGAACGATTGCTCCAGGGCCAGCGAGCCTCCGCCTGGCCGTCGACGATCCGGGTGATGGTGGTCGGTGACTCGATCAGCCAGGGCCACGAGGGCGACTACACCTGGCGCTACCGGTTGTGGCAGTGGTTCCAGGAGAACAACATCTCGGTCGACTTCGTCGGTCCTTACCACGGCACGTTCACCCCTGACCAGCCCTCCCCGCCGAAACCGCCGCTCTTCGTCGGCGAGAAGCCGGCGGACCAGGGCATCCGCGTCGACGGCGGCTACGCGGCCGGGGTCGCCTTCGACAGCGACCACTACGCGCACTGGGGCAGGCAGGCCGCACAGATCAAGGGCGACATCCGCCGGCAGGTCGAGACCTACAAGCCGGACCTCGTCCTGCTCGCGGCCGGCTTCAACGACATGGGCTGGTTCGTCAGCGACGAGAACGGCACCCTGGACAGCATCGAGACCATCATCGACCAGGCCCGCGCGGCCCGGCCGGGGGTCGACTTCGCGGTGGCCACCGTGCCGCACCGGTCGAAGATCGGCGGCCGGGACGATCTGATCACCAAGACCGACAACTTCAACCGGCTGCTCGCAAACGCGGCCCCCCGGTTGAGTAAATCCATCTCCCAGGTGGAGGTCGTCGACTGGCAGAAGAAGTACTCCTGCGCCCCCGCCTCCTGCCCGGCCTCTTACGACGGCCTGCACCCCAACGCCTACGGCGAGTACCAGCTCGCCATCGCCTTCGAGCAGACCCTGCACGACCGGTACGGCCTGGGCCGGGGCCCGATCCCCTTCCCGCCCGAGAATCTGCCGGTCCGGCCGACGCCCGTGCCGAGCGGTCTGAAGGCCGAGTCCAGTCCCCAGGGAGTGACCGTCACCTGGGACCCGGTGTACGGGGCGTTCGGCTACGACGTGCGGTCGCGGGTCGCCGGCCAGACGACCTGGGGCGAGGGCCGCGTCAACAGCAACCGTGCCGACACCACCTGGACCGTCGACGGCATCCAGTGGGAGTACCAGGTGTGCACCGTCGGCGGTGACAACGTCAAGGGCCCATGGTCCGGCACGGTCAGCGCGGTCGCCCGCCCGAAGACGGCCCCGCCGCCGCGGATCCTCGCCAGCCGGCCCATCGGCCGGGACAGCATCGAGCTCGAAATCGCACCACCCGACTACCCCACCACCATCGACCGGCACGAAGTGATCCTCTTCGACAAGGACACGCCCGGCGCCTGGCTCACCGGCACCGGCTTCCGCGGCAACCGGGTGCAGATCCACGGGCTGAAACCGGGCCACCGCTACCTCGTCGCGGCGGCCACCTGGAACGCCGCCGGCGGCGGGCTGCCCGCACTGGCCCGTCCGGTGATGGTCGGCGGCGGTACCCCGGCCGCCCCGACCGGCCTGCGGGTGACCACCGTCGATCCCACCACGGTGGAACTGGACTGGAACGGCGCGAACTCGGCGGCCGGCTACCGGCTGTGGGTCTCCAACATCAAGGACGGCGGCACCACCCCGCCGAAGGCCGACGAGAACATCATCGAGGACACCCACTACGGCGTCGGCTTCCTGTTCCCGGGCGTGTGGAACTACGAGTTCTGCGTGACGGCCATCAACGGCTCCCTCGAATCCGACAAGTCCAACTGCGTCATCCCGCCCCATCCCGACGGCAGCGCACCGACCAACCCCGGCGGCAGCGCGCTGAACCGCTCACCGAGCGCTCGCACCGCGGCGCCGGACGCGGTGGACATCGGTTCGCTCACCACCCTGAGGAACCCGGACGGTACGGCAAGTCCCGTCGCGGTCGGTGTCGGGGTCAACGGGGGTGACCGGTAG
- a CDS encoding MbtH family protein, which yields MSSNPFEDNDAQYRVLVNDEGQHSLWPAFAEVPAGWTVAHPEDSRQACLDYVNEHWTDMRPLSLVRQMEGAG from the coding sequence ATGAGCAGCAATCCTTTCGAGGACAACGACGCCCAGTACCGCGTGCTGGTCAACGACGAGGGCCAGCACTCGCTGTGGCCCGCGTTCGCCGAGGTCCCGGCGGGCTGGACGGTGGCCCACCCCGAGGACAGCCGGCAGGCCTGCCTCGACTACGTCAACGAGCACTGGACCGACATGCGCCCGCTCAGTCTGGTCCGCCAGATGGAAGGCGCCGGCTGA